Proteins encoded by one window of Aliivibrio wodanis:
- a CDS encoding HTH-type transcriptional regulator, AsnC family, whose amino-acid sequence MRHSLDKVDTTLLSLLQKDSTISLQDLAEAVNLTTTPCWKRLKRLEEDGVIEKKVALLNPEKLGLSFNAFVLIKTSNHSQEWYNQFVDTVSDFPEVMEFYRMAGEYDYMMKVLAEDMKSFDGFYKKLVNSIDGISNVTSTFAMEPLKYTTELPL is encoded by the coding sequence ATGCGTCATAGTTTAGACAAGGTAGATACTACCTTACTTTCATTACTACAAAAAGACAGCACCATTTCATTACAAGACCTGGCAGAAGCCGTTAACTTAACTACCACACCATGCTGGAAGCGGCTAAAACGCTTAGAAGAAGATGGAGTGATTGAAAAGAAAGTGGCTTTACTTAACCCTGAAAAATTAGGGTTGAGTTTTAACGCGTTTGTCTTGATTAAAACATCAAACCATTCTCAAGAGTGGTATAACCAATTTGTTGATACGGTGTCTGATTTCCCTGAAGTGATGGAATTTTATCGCATGGCGGGTGAATACGACTATATGATGAAGGTACTTGCTGAGGATATGAAGTCATTTGACGGATTTTACAAAAAACTAGTGAATAGCATAGATGGAATATCGAATGTAACGAGTACCTTTGCTATGGAGCCATTAAAGTACACGACTGAATTGCCTTTATAG
- a CDS encoding membrane protein produces the protein MFLAVLSILLSFILVVIGVLAFGVSEGQLPFLALAIPMLWLIPQGGVATWILLAGFSLFGMTLNSQPLSLSVAVWTLFPLLMVIFSRRKSIHLIAFIVSVVIAMEAGIMALQYEEKLDGSAYLTLLQIVSVGLVWIAARSWKPVNSNAWWPLVLVIPLWIGGLQHAALVALSITGLIVCLQSIARSKYRDWLSMMSWLLPVIAFSTLVISPKFEVPTAIMVSWLMILLIGWVTDFMMQLDDEPID, from the coding sequence ATGTTTCTAGCGGTGCTATCGATTTTATTAAGTTTTATATTAGTTGTCATAGGCGTTTTAGCATTTGGTGTTAGTGAGGGACAGTTACCATTTTTAGCTCTTGCTATTCCGATGTTATGGCTTATTCCTCAAGGTGGAGTGGCTACTTGGATTCTATTAGCTGGTTTTTCTCTGTTTGGTATGACTTTAAACTCTCAGCCTTTATCTCTTTCTGTTGCAGTTTGGACATTGTTTCCATTATTGATGGTAATTTTTTCTCGTCGTAAAAGCATACATTTAATTGCATTTATCGTATCTGTAGTTATTGCGATGGAGGCTGGAATAATGGCTTTACAATATGAAGAAAAATTAGATGGTAGTGCGTATTTAACTTTACTTCAAATTGTAAGTGTTGGTTTAGTGTGGATTGCAGCAAGAAGCTGGAAACCTGTGAATAGCAACGCTTGGTGGCCATTAGTGTTAGTTATCCCTTTATGGATAGGTGGCTTACAACACGCAGCGCTTGTTGCATTATCAATAACAGGATTAATTGTTTGCTTACAAAGTATTGCTCGTTCAAAATACCGTGATTGGTTGTCTATGATGTCGTGGTTATTACCGGTTATAGCTTTTAGTACGTTGGTCATCTCCCCAAAATTTGAAGTGCCAACTGCTATTATGGTGTCCTGGCTAATGATTCTGCTGATAGGTTGGGTAACTGACTTTATGATGCAGCTAGATGATGAGCCTATTGATTAG
- the rluF gene encoding ribosomal large subunit pseudouridine synthase F — MTSPEPKLTRLNKFISDTGYCSRREADKLIDQQRITINGKVPEMGTKVAEGDEVLVDGKPLKAKQERIYIAFNKPVGITCTTERHVEGNIVDYINHEQRIFPIGRLDKPSDGLIFLTSDGDIVNKILRAGNAHEKEYVVRVDKPITDDFLQKMAAGVPILDTVTLPCKIKLESRFVFRITLTQGLNRQIRRMCEYLDYEVFKLKRVRIMNIDLGKLASGEWRYLTASEMDEINSMIGESSKTEEASRKIKEVDGKIRVLKKASSGRNHHSNNTFNENRREKARDDRFDKSSSSRSTGNSDRKPKAKGQSEIKVWRAK, encoded by the coding sequence ATGACATCACCAGAACCTAAATTAACCCGTTTAAATAAATTTATTAGTGATACGGGTTATTGCTCGCGTAGAGAAGCAGATAAACTGATTGATCAACAACGTATTACCATTAATGGCAAAGTCCCTGAAATGGGAACAAAAGTTGCTGAAGGTGATGAAGTTCTGGTTGATGGTAAACCACTAAAAGCGAAACAAGAGCGAATTTATATTGCTTTTAATAAACCAGTAGGCATTACTTGTACTACAGAGCGTCATGTTGAGGGTAATATTGTTGATTATATTAATCATGAACAACGTATTTTTCCAATTGGACGATTAGATAAGCCTTCAGATGGTTTGATCTTCTTAACTAGTGACGGTGATATCGTAAATAAAATTTTGCGAGCAGGTAATGCACATGAAAAAGAATATGTAGTTCGTGTTGATAAACCAATTACAGATGACTTTTTACAGAAGATGGCTGCAGGTGTTCCTATATTAGATACAGTGACACTACCTTGTAAGATTAAACTAGAATCACGATTTGTATTTCGTATAACCTTAACTCAGGGCTTAAACCGTCAAATTCGTCGTATGTGTGAATACTTAGATTATGAAGTATTTAAGCTAAAGCGTGTTCGTATAATGAATATTGACCTTGGTAAGTTGGCTTCTGGTGAGTGGCGCTATCTAACAGCATCAGAAATGGATGAAATTAATAGTATGATTGGCGAGTCGAGTAAGACAGAAGAAGCCTCTCGTAAGATTAAAGAAGTCGATGGTAAAATTCGAGTGTTAAAAAAAGCAAGTTCAGGTCGTAATCATCATTCGAATAATACTTTTAATGAAAACCGCCGTGAAAAAGCCAGAGATGATCGCTTTGATAAATCAAGTTCAAGCCGTAGTACTGGAAATAGTGATCGTAAACCTAAAGCGAAAGGACAATCAGAAATCAAAGTGTGGCGTGCTAAATAG
- a CDS encoding putative pyridoxal-phosphate dependent enzyme, giving the protein MCTDHNWINNAIRKIEADYQRSADTHLIKLDLPMLDGIDLYLKDESTHPTGSLKHRLARSLFLYAISNGWIGPNTPIIESSSGSTAVSEAYFARLLGLPFIAVVPRKTASKKIEMIKFYGGEAHFVERSDEIYAESRRLAEELNGHYMDQFTYAERATDWRGNNNIADSIFNQMKLEDHPEPTWVVMNPGTGGTSATIGRFIRFQKYNTKLCVVDPENSVFHDYYKTGNKALTLDCGSKIEGIGRPRVEPSFIPGVIDEMRTIADTESVATARWLENILGRKAGASTGTNLFGALQLACEMQQRGEKGSIVTLLCDSGDRYLDTYYNDEWVANNIGDLTPCLDQLARFEKTGQL; this is encoded by the coding sequence ATGTGTACAGATCATAACTGGATTAACAACGCTATTCGTAAAATTGAAGCGGACTACCAACGCTCTGCAGATACGCATCTTATTAAACTTGATTTACCTATGCTTGATGGTATTGATTTATATCTAAAAGATGAAAGCACACACCCAACAGGCTCTCTAAAACACCGTTTAGCGCGTTCTCTTTTCCTTTATGCGATCTCTAATGGTTGGATTGGTCCAAATACACCAATTATTGAATCTTCATCAGGCAGTACAGCTGTATCTGAAGCCTATTTTGCTCGACTTTTAGGCTTACCATTTATTGCTGTCGTACCTCGAAAAACAGCAAGTAAAAAGATTGAGATGATTAAATTCTATGGTGGTGAAGCTCACTTTGTTGAACGCTCTGATGAGATTTATGCTGAATCTCGTCGCCTTGCTGAAGAGTTAAATGGTCATTATATGGATCAGTTTACTTATGCTGAACGTGCCACTGACTGGCGTGGTAACAACAATATTGCGGATAGCATCTTTAACCAAATGAAATTAGAAGATCACCCTGAACCAACTTGGGTTGTAATGAATCCGGGTACTGGTGGTACTTCTGCAACTATCGGTCGTTTTATTCGTTTCCAAAAATACAATACTAAACTGTGTGTGGTTGACCCTGAAAACTCAGTATTTCACGATTATTATAAAACAGGTAATAAAGCGCTAACTTTAGACTGCGGCAGTAAAATTGAAGGCATTGGTCGCCCTCGTGTTGAACCAAGTTTTATTCCTGGCGTTATTGATGAAATGCGAACGATTGCAGATACAGAAAGCGTTGCAACTGCTCGCTGGTTAGAAAACATTTTGGGTCGAAAAGCAGGTGCGTCAACAGGAACCAATCTATTTGGAGCCTTACAACTAGCGTGTGAAATGCAACAACGTGGCGAAAAAGGGTCTATTGTTACCTTGCTGTGTGATAGTGGTGATCGATACCTTGATACTTATTATAATGACGAGTGGGTTGCTAATAATATTGGCGATTTAACACCATGTTTAGATCAACTAGCCCGTTTTGAGAAAACCGGTCAATTATAA
- the torD gene encoding chaperone protein TorD produces MNDLTAFNEQRAEIYWWLSSLLASELTEEQIEQYNSFEIRTFLSNLAETPELTASVNTLIDKLNQLQTREGAQLELSADFCEAFLGSDKSSALPYASLYLDKSGLLNAKPAQDMRELLTKYNIAQKAEFNEPADHIAIELDFLGNLIVMTNQQSSEEDFELYMTAQQNFINEQLLSWTPRFSQICKERDEFGFYAAVTHFLVTFLQLDMLFLTGE; encoded by the coding sequence ATGAACGATCTAACTGCATTTAATGAACAACGTGCCGAAATTTACTGGTGGCTATCTAGCTTATTAGCAAGTGAGTTAACAGAAGAACAAATAGAACAATATAACAGCTTTGAAATCCGTACGTTTTTATCAAATTTAGCAGAAACACCAGAACTTACCGCTTCTGTAAATACTTTAATTGATAAATTAAATCAATTACAAACTCGTGAAGGCGCTCAACTTGAGTTATCAGCTGATTTCTGTGAAGCCTTTTTAGGTTCAGATAAAAGTAGTGCTTTGCCTTATGCTTCACTATACCTTGATAAATCAGGTCTGCTTAATGCTAAACCAGCGCAAGATATGCGTGAGCTACTTACAAAGTATAATATTGCACAAAAAGCAGAATTTAATGAGCCTGCTGATCATATTGCAATAGAACTTGATTTTCTAGGTAATCTAATTGTGATGACAAACCAACAGTCATCAGAGGAAGACTTTGAGCTTTATATGACAGCTCAACAAAATTTTATTAATGAACAATTATTATCTTGGACACCACGATTCAGCCAAATCTGTAAAGAGCGTGATGAGTTTGGTTTCTATGCTGCAGTTACCCATTTTCTTGTGACATTTTTACAATTAGACATGCTATTTCTTACTGGTGAGTAA
- the purR gene encoding HTH-type transcriptional repressor PurR (purine nucleotide synthesis repressor) translates to MATIKDVAKLATVSTTTVSHVINKTRFVAEATQKRVWEAVEELNYAPSAVARSLKCNTTRTIGMLVTQSFNPFFAEVMHGVENYCYKQGYTLFMCNTEGDLDKQKHYLRMLSEKRVDGLLVMCSDLNEQLLALLEKNTELPMVVMDWGPDSPHTDKIIDNSEEGGYLATKHLIENGHTNIACITGQLDKLTCKERVHGFHRALSEANLDSNPEWILEGDFECSSAAKAVEKVLATEAKDRPTALFCFNDIMALAAISKIQQSGLKVPEDISVIGYDNIELSAYFSPPLTTIHQPKRRVGKTAVEILLERIKDKHHERRIFEMQPALVSRSSVHNRTK, encoded by the coding sequence ATGGCTACAATTAAAGACGTCGCAAAATTAGCAACAGTGTCGACAACAACCGTCTCTCACGTAATTAACAAAACACGCTTTGTTGCAGAAGCAACGCAAAAACGTGTATGGGAAGCCGTTGAAGAGTTAAATTATGCACCAAGTGCTGTTGCACGCAGTTTAAAATGTAATACTACTCGTACTATTGGCATGTTAGTAACTCAATCTTTCAATCCCTTTTTTGCCGAAGTTATGCATGGTGTTGAAAACTATTGTTACAAACAAGGTTACACTTTATTCATGTGTAATACTGAAGGTGATCTAGACAAACAAAAACACTACCTTCGTATGCTTTCTGAAAAACGTGTTGATGGGTTGTTGGTTATGTGTTCAGACCTAAATGAACAACTTTTAGCCTTGCTTGAAAAAAATACCGAATTACCAATGGTTGTTATGGATTGGGGACCTGATAGCCCTCATACAGATAAAATCATAGATAACTCTGAAGAAGGTGGATACCTTGCAACAAAACACTTAATAGAAAATGGTCACACTAACATTGCTTGTATCACAGGACAATTAGATAAGTTGACTTGTAAAGAACGTGTTCATGGTTTTCACCGAGCACTTTCCGAAGCAAATTTAGATTCTAATCCTGAATGGATTTTAGAAGGTGATTTTGAATGCTCTTCAGCAGCAAAAGCAGTTGAGAAAGTATTAGCAACCGAAGCAAAAGATCGCCCTACTGCTCTATTTTGTTTTAATGATATTATGGCATTAGCCGCCATCAGTAAGATTCAACAATCAGGCTTAAAAGTTCCGGAAGATATTTCTGTAATTGGCTATGACAACATTGAATTATCGGCTTACTTTTCACCTCCTTTAACAACTATCCACCAACCAAAACGAAGAGTTGGGAAAACAGCAGTTGAAATTTTACTCGAGCGTATAAAAGATAAACATCATGAACGCCGTATTTTTGAAATGCAACCAGCCCTTGTTTCTCGTAGTAGTGTTCATAATAGAACCAAATAA
- the tesB gene encoding acyl-CoA thioesterase II, which translates to MNKPLNELLTLLQLEQLEQGLFRGQSENLGLPQVYGGQVIGQALSAARYTVDNDRTVHSFHSYFLYPGDPEKAIIYDVENLRDGRSFSTRRVKAIQNGRPIFYLTASYHGDEPGFEHQSSMPDIAGPENFASETQLAEAIKHVLPPAVQKIFCGEKPIEVRPVNIVNPLAPKKAAPTQHLWIKANGELPDDQLIHQYLLAYASDWGFLPTALHPHEVSLLTPNFQVATIDHSMWFHRPFKMDEWLLYSIESTNASGSRGLVRGEVFNQKGELVASAMQEGVMRMKKK; encoded by the coding sequence ATGAATAAACCATTAAATGAATTATTAACTCTCTTACAACTAGAACAGTTAGAGCAAGGCTTATTCAGAGGTCAAAGTGAAAACCTTGGGTTACCACAAGTGTATGGTGGTCAAGTCATTGGACAAGCGCTTTCAGCCGCTCGCTATACCGTTGATAATGATAGAACAGTCCACTCTTTTCATAGCTACTTTCTTTATCCTGGCGATCCTGAAAAAGCCATTATTTATGATGTAGAAAACTTACGAGACGGACGAAGCTTTAGCACTCGTCGTGTAAAAGCGATTCAAAATGGACGCCCTATTTTCTATCTCACTGCGTCTTATCATGGTGATGAACCAGGGTTTGAACATCAATCAAGCATGCCAGATATTGCAGGACCAGAGAACTTTGCTTCAGAAACACAACTTGCAGAAGCCATTAAACACGTACTTCCACCAGCGGTTCAAAAGATATTTTGCGGTGAAAAACCAATTGAAGTTCGCCCAGTCAATATTGTTAATCCATTAGCTCCTAAAAAAGCGGCACCTACACAGCATTTGTGGATTAAAGCCAATGGTGAATTGCCAGACGACCAATTAATTCATCAATACTTATTAGCTTATGCGTCTGATTGGGGATTCTTACCTACCGCCCTTCATCCACATGAAGTCAGCTTATTAACACCAAACTTCCAAGTAGCGACGATTGACCATTCAATGTGGTTCCACCGTCCATTTAAGATGGATGAATGGTTGCTTTACTCTATTGAAAGTACCAATGCGAGCGGTTCTCGTGGCCTAGTTCGAGGAGAAGTGTTCAACCAGAAAGGTGAACTTGTAGCATCAGCTATGCAGGAAGGTGTGATGAGGATGAAGAAAAAATAG
- a CDS encoding two component transcriptional regulator: MPQQKLVIVEDDLKLQNMLHDYFVKQGFNTILVSDGNEAPNVILSEKPDIVLLDLMLPGKDGLTICRQIRNEYRGKILMLTASDDDFDHVAALETGMDDFITKPVKPRVLLARIRMLLRRNEQLPEIENSQLLQFGQLSLNKARRSCELFGQNIVMTDSEFDLLMLLASSAEEVLSRDVLTKLLRGIEYDGIDRTVDNKIVALRKKLGDDSVPPKKIITVRGKGYLFIPDAWE; the protein is encoded by the coding sequence ATGCCGCAACAAAAACTCGTTATAGTTGAAGATGATCTAAAGCTTCAGAATATGTTACATGATTACTTTGTAAAACAAGGATTTAATACTATTCTTGTTAGTGATGGTAATGAAGCTCCGAATGTTATCCTTAGTGAAAAACCAGATATAGTACTACTTGATTTGATGTTGCCGGGTAAGGATGGCCTGACAATTTGTAGACAGATAAGAAATGAATATCGGGGTAAGATCCTTATGCTTACTGCAAGTGATGATGATTTTGATCACGTAGCAGCGCTTGAAACAGGAATGGATGACTTTATTACTAAGCCAGTTAAACCTCGTGTGTTACTAGCTCGCATTCGTATGTTATTACGTAGGAATGAACAATTACCAGAAATCGAAAATAGTCAATTACTTCAATTTGGACAATTGTCTTTAAATAAAGCGCGTCGTAGTTGTGAGCTGTTTGGGCAAAATATAGTGATGACAGACAGTGAATTTGATCTATTGATGCTTCTTGCTTCCTCGGCAGAAGAGGTGCTTTCTCGTGATGTATTGACTAAATTACTTCGAGGAATTGAATATGATGGTATTGATCGAACAGTAGATAATAAAATTGTAGCGTTGAGAAAAAAACTAGGTGATGACAGCGTACCACCTAAAAAAATCATTACGGTTCGTGGTAAAGGATATCTATTTATTCCTGATGCGTGGGAATAG
- a CDS encoding putative lipoprotein yields MKKTLLIALSVVIGITMAGCNSTDKTNKVVSEQGTIVQEDTAQIVVEDKLDVSETQTVTGSVGYRERIALPDNAVVTITLADVSLADVASKVISEQQFTTAGKSSPFDYSLEFTTADIQANHRYSVRATIKIDGKLRFTTDTNYAVITDTAQTLQQNLVLKSVRQ; encoded by the coding sequence ATGAAAAAAACATTATTGATTGCTCTATCTGTGGTTATTGGAATTACAATGGCTGGCTGTAATTCAACAGATAAGACAAACAAAGTAGTAAGTGAACAAGGGACCATCGTGCAAGAAGATACAGCACAAATAGTCGTTGAGGATAAGCTAGACGTTTCAGAAACGCAAACTGTTACCGGTAGCGTTGGTTATAGAGAACGTATTGCATTACCTGACAATGCAGTAGTAACGATAACCTTAGCTGACGTTTCTTTAGCTGATGTTGCCTCTAAAGTGATTTCAGAGCAGCAATTTACAACTGCGGGTAAGTCATCACCGTTTGATTATTCTTTAGAGTTTACGACGGCTGATATTCAGGCTAATCATCGTTATTCAGTACGCGCAACAATTAAGATTGATGGTAAGTTACGCTTTACTACAGATACAAATTACGCAGTGATTACAGATACAGCACAGACGCTACAACAAAATTTAGTATTAAAAAGTGTTCGTCAATAA
- the torR gene encoding torCAD operon transcriptional regulatory protein TorR, producing the protein MSYHILVVEDEVVTRSKLVGYFEAEGYQVSEAETGAEMRTILAEQKVDLIMLDINLPGEDGLLLARELRSQSNIGIILVTGRTDSIDRIVGLEMGADDYVTKPVELRELLVRVKNLFWRMSLANEPVELDESNVVRFGEWTFDIQRRALSNSGEPVKLTKAEYELLVALSSYPNTVLSRERILNMISHRVDAPNDRTIDVLIRRMRAKMEVDPKNPQIFVTVHGEGYMFAGD; encoded by the coding sequence ATGAGCTATCACATTTTAGTTGTTGAAGACGAAGTGGTAACTCGCTCTAAACTTGTAGGCTACTTTGAAGCCGAGGGATATCAAGTGAGCGAGGCTGAAACAGGTGCAGAAATGCGAACTATTTTGGCTGAACAAAAAGTTGATTTAATTATGCTTGATATAAACCTACCAGGAGAGGATGGTTTATTGTTGGCACGTGAACTACGTAGCCAATCTAATATTGGTATTATTCTTGTTACAGGACGAACTGATAGTATTGATCGTATTGTAGGGCTTGAAATGGGTGCTGATGATTACGTCACAAAACCAGTAGAGCTACGTGAGTTATTAGTTCGAGTTAAGAATTTATTTTGGCGTATGTCATTAGCGAATGAACCAGTAGAATTAGATGAATCTAATGTCGTTCGTTTTGGTGAGTGGACTTTCGATATTCAGCGCCGTGCACTATCAAATAGCGGTGAGCCAGTTAAATTAACAAAAGCTGAGTACGAGTTGCTAGTAGCACTTTCTTCATATCCGAATACGGTATTATCTCGTGAACGTATTTTGAATATGATCAGTCATCGTGTCGATGCTCCCAATGATAGAACAATTGATGTGTTGATTCGAAGAATGCGAGCGAAAATGGAAGTTGATCCAAAAAATCCACAGATATTTGTTACCGTTCATGGTGAAGGATATATGTTCGCCGGAGATTAG
- the tfoX gene encoding putative DNA transformation protein TfoX produces MDKPILKDSLRLLSSLGKVTSRSMFGGFGVFIDDTMFALVVQDKLHLRGSEETINLFKEQGLEPYVYKKRGFPVVTKYFAISPESWKEPDLILIQAVVAFDVAKKDKEKQKTAAPTRIKDLPNLRLATERMLKKAGITTVEELRNIGSVNAYKAIQQTHSNSVSAELLWSLEGAIKGTHWSVVSAETRQELRKQL; encoded by the coding sequence ATGGATAAACCAATACTAAAAGATTCACTTCGTCTTCTTTCCTCTCTTGGGAAAGTCACATCTCGTTCAATGTTTGGCGGTTTTGGTGTCTTTATTGATGACACTATGTTTGCCCTTGTTGTGCAAGATAAACTTCATTTAAGAGGTAGTGAAGAGACGATTAACTTATTTAAAGAACAAGGGTTAGAACCTTATGTTTATAAAAAACGAGGCTTTCCCGTTGTTACCAAATACTTTGCCATTTCACCAGAGTCTTGGAAAGAACCTGATTTAATATTAATTCAAGCAGTTGTTGCTTTTGACGTTGCAAAAAAAGACAAAGAAAAACAGAAAACTGCAGCCCCAACACGTATTAAAGATCTGCCTAACCTGCGACTAGCTACAGAACGAATGCTTAAGAAAGCAGGCATTACTACTGTTGAAGAGCTACGTAATATTGGTTCTGTAAATGCTTATAAAGCCATTCAGCAAACCCATTCGAACTCTGTTAGTGCTGAACTTTTATGGTCTCTAGAAGGCGCAATAAAAGGCACTCATTGGTCTGTTGTTTCTGCTGAAACAAGACAGGAATTACGAAAGCAACTGTAA
- a CDS encoding putative membrane associated regulator, GGDEF family protein, producing MKKNTISKKWLYLPIISMIFTMTLGLFVFNSTLSDWLENKVEGGLSEEISRVIKDISDDQVSFSDLKALDVYIKTKLELAKEDHITIIKADGTPIADSDISLEAVLQLENHLNRKEVVDAKNLSYGSTTRFSTSRFKNLLYSAKSLDYQGQTYIIRVATPLTRIDAMVEELMNILMILMSINISLVVGSSLLSNKLITQQVQNEQDQQEERIEQRTQEIELLHRLATMLAACNSINEAQMVVEDILPRILGNVNGVISLMRSSRNQLLVKLDWGGVWPGSKTYAPEECWALRKGKFHLANDKYTTLPCSHMAATGIDQTLCIPLTAHGNTIGMMHIYLGEQEELDENIQKLAFTVAEHLGLALANLNLQEKLREQAISDPLTGLYNRRYYEETINQELMRAHRHKQEMSILMLDLDHFKRFNDNYGHDAGDYVLKTIGTLLLNTMRGEDTICRLGGEELAIILPNTGAEEALTVATKLCESVRDLHLAIKDLSLGKLGVSIGIATYPKNGLQSDDLTKLADIALYEAKGRGRDQACHYDDLIHNQDNAETQIEEAIEVNATLPTAIDKKEHKKASVVSINS from the coding sequence ATGAAAAAAAATACCATCAGCAAAAAATGGCTTTATTTACCTATCATATCCATGATTTTCACCATGACTCTCGGTTTGTTTGTATTTAATTCAACACTGTCAGATTGGCTTGAAAATAAGGTTGAAGGCGGTTTATCTGAAGAGATCTCACGCGTCATAAAGGACATAAGTGATGATCAAGTTTCTTTTTCTGATTTAAAAGCACTAGACGTTTATATCAAAACTAAACTAGAGCTAGCCAAAGAAGATCACATCACAATTATCAAAGCTGATGGTACGCCGATTGCAGATAGTGATATCTCTTTAGAAGCCGTATTACAACTGGAAAATCACTTAAACAGAAAAGAAGTCGTTGATGCTAAGAATCTGAGTTATGGCAGCACGACTCGATTTAGTACTTCTCGCTTTAAAAATTTATTGTATTCCGCAAAGTCATTAGATTATCAAGGTCAAACTTACATTATTAGGGTAGCTACACCATTAACGCGTATAGACGCAATGGTAGAAGAACTAATGAATATCCTAATGATTTTGATGAGCATTAATATTTCACTTGTTGTTGGCTCATCATTATTGAGTAATAAGCTTATTACTCAGCAAGTACAGAATGAGCAAGATCAACAAGAAGAGCGTATTGAGCAGCGTACTCAAGAGATTGAATTACTGCACCGCCTTGCGACTATGCTAGCTGCCTGTAATTCCATTAATGAAGCTCAAATGGTAGTCGAAGATATCCTTCCTCGAATTCTTGGTAACGTAAATGGCGTTATTTCGTTAATGCGTTCATCTCGTAACCAACTGCTTGTTAAGTTGGATTGGGGCGGAGTATGGCCAGGTAGCAAAACTTACGCTCCAGAAGAGTGTTGGGCGTTACGTAAAGGTAAATTTCATCTCGCTAATGATAAATACACGACTCTACCCTGCTCTCATATGGCAGCCACAGGGATCGACCAAACACTTTGTATTCCATTAACGGCCCATGGTAATACCATTGGTATGATGCATATTTATCTTGGTGAGCAAGAAGAGCTAGATGAAAATATCCAAAAGCTTGCTTTTACCGTTGCTGAACATTTAGGCCTTGCCCTTGCTAACTTGAACCTACAAGAGAAGCTAAGAGAACAAGCCATCAGTGATCCTTTAACGGGTCTGTATAATCGCCGTTACTACGAAGAAACGATTAACCAAGAACTGATGCGTGCGCATAGACACAAACAAGAAATGTCTATTCTTATGCTCGATCTTGATCACTTTAAACGCTTCAATGATAACTACGGTCATGATGCTGGTGATTACGTATTGAAAACAATTGGAACGTTATTACTCAATACTATGCGTGGTGAAGATACAATCTGTCGTCTTGGTGGTGAAGAGTTAGCTATCATCTTGCCTAATACAGGAGCTGAAGAAGCGCTTACTGTTGCAACTAAATTATGTGAGTCCGTTCGCGACCTTCATCTTGCGATTAAAGATCTATCATTAGGTAAACTAGGCGTCTCTATTGGTATTGCTACTTATCCTAAAAATGGTCTTCAATCTGATGATTTAACTAAACTTGCTGATATTGCTTTATATGAAGCAAAGGGACGCGGTCGAGATCAAGCCTGCCATTATGATGATCTTATTCATAATCAGGATAATGCAGAAACTCAGATTGAAGAAGCGATTGAAGTAAACGCTACCTTACCCACAGCAATCGATAAGAAAGAACACAAAAAAGCCAGTGTCGTTTCTATCAATTCATAG